One window from the genome of Thermus sediminis encodes:
- the pstC gene encoding phosphate ABC transporter permease subunit PstC, with protein MDLLRQRPSRNPRDISAFVLLLLLASVTLLTTLGVVLSLLEEVLEFFRRVPLTEFLFAREWTPLFAEPRYGVAPLITGTLLVTFIALTVAVPLGLALAVYLSELAPHGVRARIMGVLELFEGIPTVVFGYFALLTVTPFLQQFIPGLQLFNPLSAGIVMGFAIIPYVSNVAADAMQSVPRAIREAAYALGGRPYEVALRVVFPAAISGIIAAIILATSRAIGETMIVAIAAGQRPTLTLDPRETIATMTSFIVQAATGDQPAGSTASLSLFAVGATLFLMTLGLNILAQYVVERYRERYE; from the coding sequence ATGGACCTCCTACGCCAGCGCCCTTCCCGCAACCCCAGGGATATCTCCGCCTTCGTCCTCCTCCTCCTCCTTGCCTCTGTGACCCTTCTCACCACCTTGGGGGTGGTCCTAAGCCTCCTGGAGGAGGTGTTGGAGTTCTTCCGCCGGGTACCCTTGACGGAGTTCCTCTTCGCCCGGGAGTGGACCCCCCTCTTTGCTGAACCCCGCTACGGCGTCGCCCCCCTCATCACCGGCACCCTGTTGGTCACGTTCATCGCCCTGACCGTGGCCGTTCCCTTGGGGCTGGCCCTGGCCGTCTACCTCTCCGAGCTGGCCCCCCATGGGGTGCGGGCCCGCATCATGGGGGTCCTGGAGCTTTTTGAAGGCATCCCCACCGTGGTCTTCGGCTACTTCGCCCTCCTCACCGTGACCCCCTTCCTCCAGCAGTTCATCCCCGGGTTGCAGCTCTTCAACCCCCTTTCGGCGGGCATCGTCATGGGCTTCGCCATCATCCCCTACGTGTCCAACGTAGCCGCAGACGCCATGCAATCCGTGCCCCGGGCTATCCGGGAGGCCGCCTATGCCCTAGGGGGCAGGCCCTACGAGGTGGCCCTGAGGGTGGTCTTCCCCGCCGCCATCTCCGGGATCATCGCCGCCATCATCCTGGCCACCAGCCGGGCCATCGGGGAGACCATGATCGTGGCCATCGCCGCGGGGCAGCGCCCCACCCTAACCCTGGACCCCAGGGAGACCATCGCCACCATGACCAGCTTCATCGTCCAGGCAGCCACCGGGGACCAGCCCGCGGGCTCCACCGCCTCCTTGTCCCTCTTCGCCGTGGGGGCTACCCTCTTCCTCATGACCCTAGGCCTCAACATC
- a CDS encoding PstS family phosphate ABC transporter substrate-binding protein — protein sequence MSKKWTLGLAVLAVAGTGLAQIRADGSSTVYPITQAVAEEYIQRNPGVRIAVAFSGTGGGFRKFCRGETDIQNASRPIRKSELEECERNGIRFIEIPIAYDALTVVVSNRNTWATCLRTSELKAIWEPNSRVTLWSDVRREWPRARIVLYGPGTDSGTFDYFTEAIMGRSGASRTDFFPSEDDNIILRGVAAGPYTLGYFGFAYYEENKGKVKSVSIDNGRGCVAPSRESVLDGTYQPLARPLFIYVNVRSLERREVQDFLNFYLSPQARRAIRATGYVDLPADVYSLGQELVNRRRTGTFFMDLPPATPLSRFVEELRRELR from the coding sequence ATGAGCAAGAAATGGACGTTAGGACTGGCGGTCTTGGCGGTAGCGGGAACGGGCTTGGCCCAGATCCGCGCAGATGGCTCCTCCACGGTCTACCCCATCACCCAGGCGGTGGCGGAGGAGTACATCCAGAGGAACCCGGGGGTTAGGATCGCCGTGGCCTTCTCCGGCACCGGGGGCGGGTTCAGGAAGTTCTGCCGCGGGGAGACCGATATCCAAAACGCCAGCCGCCCCATCAGGAAGTCCGAGCTGGAGGAGTGCGAGAGGAACGGGATCCGGTTCATTGAGATTCCCATCGCTTACGATGCCCTTACCGTGGTCGTGAGCAACCGGAACACCTGGGCCACCTGCCTGAGGACCAGCGAGCTCAAGGCCATCTGGGAGCCCAACTCCAGGGTGACCCTCTGGTCCGATGTGCGGAGGGAGTGGCCCAGGGCCCGCATCGTCCTCTACGGCCCCGGCACCGACTCCGGCACCTTTGACTACTTCACCGAGGCCATCATGGGCCGGTCGGGAGCCTCGCGCACGGACTTCTTCCCTTCTGAAGACGACAACATCATCCTCCGTGGGGTAGCGGCGGGCCCCTACACCCTGGGCTACTTTGGCTTCGCCTACTACGAGGAGAACAAGGGCAAGGTCAAGTCGGTGAGCATCGACAACGGCAGGGGCTGCGTGGCGCCCTCTCGCGAGAGCGTGCTGGACGGAACCTACCAGCCCCTGGCCCGGCCCCTCTTCATCTATGTGAACGTGCGGAGCCTGGAGCGCAGGGAGGTCCAGGACTTCCTAAACTTCTACCTCTCCCCCCAGGCCCGCCGGGCCATCCGGGCCACGGGTTACGTGGATCTCCCCGCCGACGTCTACAGCCTCGGTCAGGAACTGGTGAACCGCAGGAGGACCGGCACCTTCTTCATGGACCTTCCTCCGGCCACTCCCCTGTCCAGGTTCGTGGAGGAGCTGAGGAGGGAGCTGCGGTAA
- the mnmA gene encoding tRNA 2-thiouridine(34) synthase MnmA, with translation MRGSVLVAMSGGVDSSVSAYLLKEAGYEVAGAMMRFWPDLPPMSLEGEGGRAWESCCTPDAAYEARRVADLLGIPFYLLDYREVFEEAIIAPFLEGYARGRTPNPCARCNTFVKFGALLRQARRLGLDYVATGHYVRREGEALLRGLDPQKDQSYFLWGTPKEALPHLLFPVGHLTKKEVRQIAERAGLPTAKKPESQNLCFVAGDLKGFLKERLKVRPGPLVDALTGEVVGEHEGAGLYTLGQRKGLGLRKSHLERYVVGLDVEGNVVYVGPKEAALFGGMEGEEVNLLAGLGEEVEVQVRYRTPPVWAKVESLNPLRLRFRSPVFAVTPGQSAAFYRGERLLGGAVIRRGLYNLAGLDPTLTKDTLTFS, from the coding sequence ATGAGGGGAAGCGTCCTCGTGGCCATGTCCGGAGGGGTGGACTCCTCCGTCTCCGCCTACCTCCTTAAGGAGGCAGGCTACGAGGTGGCGGGGGCCATGATGCGCTTCTGGCCCGACCTGCCCCCCATGAGCCTCGAGGGGGAAGGGGGCCGGGCCTGGGAGAGCTGCTGCACCCCGGACGCCGCCTACGAGGCGAGGCGGGTGGCGGACCTCCTCGGCATCCCCTTCTACCTCTTGGACTACCGGGAGGTCTTTGAGGAGGCCATCATCGCCCCCTTCCTAGAGGGCTATGCCCGGGGGCGCACCCCCAACCCCTGCGCCCGCTGCAACACCTTCGTGAAGTTCGGGGCCCTCCTCAGGCAGGCAAGGAGGCTTGGCCTGGACTACGTGGCCACCGGGCACTACGTCAGGAGGGAGGGGGAGGCCCTCCTAAGGGGCCTGGACCCCCAAAAGGACCAGAGCTACTTCCTCTGGGGCACCCCCAAGGAGGCCCTCCCCCACCTCCTCTTCCCCGTGGGGCACCTCACCAAGAAGGAGGTGCGCCAGATCGCCGAGCGGGCGGGCCTGCCCACAGCCAAGAAGCCGGAGAGCCAGAACCTCTGCTTCGTGGCCGGGGACCTGAAGGGCTTCCTGAAGGAGCGCCTGAAGGTAAGGCCCGGCCCCCTGGTGGACGCCCTCACTGGGGAGGTGGTGGGGGAGCACGAGGGGGCGGGCCTCTACACCCTGGGCCAGCGGAAGGGCCTAGGCCTCCGGAAGAGCCACCTGGAGCGCTACGTGGTGGGCCTGGACGTGGAGGGGAACGTGGTCTACGTGGGGCCCAAGGAGGCCGCCCTCTTCGGGGGGATGGAGGGGGAGGAGGTAAACCTCCTGGCCGGGCTGGGCGAGGAGGTGGAGGTCCAGGTGCGCTACCGCACACCTCCCGTTTGGGCCAAGGTGGAGTCCCTAAACCCCCTTCGCCTCCGCTTCAGGAGCCCTGTCTTCGCCGTGACCCCGGGGCAGAGCGCCGCCTTCTACCGGGGGGAGAGGCTTCTCGGGGGGGCGGTGATCCGCCGGGGGCTTTACAATCTGGCCGGCCTTGACCCTACCTTGACAAAGGATACCTTGACATTCTCCTGA
- a CDS encoding DUF1385 domain-containing protein — MRLFLLSKQATLGGAAALEGVVMKAPWAWALAVRLPDGQVHVERHEEKALSTRYPWARLPLLRGVVALVDALSVSYRALARSAELVGGEEEMPKGALWGTILFSLLLGIALFIVLPGFLSGLLLDPARYPVLYNLLAGLIKVGILVGYLLFIGRMPEIRRFFMYHGAEHKAIHAYEKGLPLTVENVMAQPRFHPRCGTTFIAFVIAVSVLVYSLIPAPEVLWWRLLARVLFLPLVAALAFELLYFSARHEDPISRLLRELGFRFQALTVAEPTPDMVEVAIRSTEAAVGEKVVA; from the coding sequence ATGCGGCTTTTCCTCCTCTCCAAGCAGGCGACCCTCGGGGGGGCGGCGGCCCTCGAGGGGGTCGTGATGAAGGCCCCCTGGGCCTGGGCCCTGGCGGTGCGCCTCCCCGATGGCCAGGTCCACGTGGAGCGCCACGAGGAAAAGGCCCTGAGCACGCGCTACCCCTGGGCCAGGCTTCCCCTCCTCCGCGGGGTGGTGGCCCTTGTGGACGCCCTTTCCGTGAGCTACCGGGCCTTGGCCCGGAGCGCAGAGCTGGTGGGGGGAGAGGAGGAGATGCCCAAGGGAGCCCTCTGGGGTACCATCCTCTTCAGTCTCCTCCTGGGCATCGCCCTCTTCATCGTGCTTCCCGGCTTCCTTTCTGGGCTTCTCCTGGATCCCGCCCGCTACCCCGTCCTCTACAACCTCCTGGCGGGCCTCATCAAGGTGGGCATCCTGGTGGGCTACCTCCTCTTCATCGGGCGCATGCCGGAGATCCGCCGCTTCTTCATGTACCACGGGGCGGAGCACAAGGCCATCCACGCCTACGAGAAGGGGCTTCCCCTCACCGTGGAGAACGTCATGGCCCAGCCCCGCTTCCACCCCCGGTGCGGCACCACCTTTATCGCCTTCGTCATCGCGGTCTCGGTCCTGGTCTACAGCCTCATCCCCGCCCCCGAGGTCCTCTGGTGGCGGCTCTTGGCCAGGGTCCTCTTCCTGCCCCTGGTGGCGGCCCTGGCCTTTGAGCTCCTCTACTTCTCCGCCCGTCACGAGGACCCCATCTCCCGCCTCTTGAGGGAGCTCGGCTTCCGCTTCCAGGCCCTCACCGTGGCCGAGCCCACCCCGGACATGGTGGAGGTGGCCATCCGGAGTACGGAGGCAGCGGTGGGGGAGAAGGTGGTGGCATGA
- a CDS encoding leucyl aminopeptidase, with the protein MITLSRTEASLAEGEAPLKVVWVKEGRLLPQGEALDARLGGALRRALEGVSLKEGESLLLATPEGQVLLFGLGEDARGSGGRLAQALQRLRFPGALVEPLEEAYPLVEGLLLGAYRFHRHKSEREERPLTLHLPGVEEAVLERARKVAQGVYLARDLVNEPPNLLTPEALAERALELRALGVEVEVLDEEAIARLGMGAFLAVAQGSANPPRFIQLRYAPPGAKARLDLVGKGLTFDSGGYSLKPTEGMATMKGDMAGAAAVMGAVKAAALLGIPVELKGYIAACENMISGRAYRVGDVLKTLSGKTVEVMNTDAEGRLTLADALFYAEREGAERILELSTLTGAAVVALGEEVAALFATEPSWGGLVQEAAGRAGEKVWPLPLESAYREKLKSPVADLKNVGDRNGGAITAALFLSEFVKVPLVHLDIAGPAFAKKGHALGPEGGTGFGVRTILEVAQSLR; encoded by the coding sequence GTGATCACGCTCTCCCGCACCGAGGCTTCCCTGGCCGAAGGCGAGGCCCCCCTCAAGGTGGTCTGGGTGAAGGAGGGGAGGCTCCTTCCCCAGGGGGAGGCCCTGGACGCCCGCCTAGGGGGGGCCCTTAGGCGGGCCTTGGAGGGGGTCTCCCTCAAGGAGGGGGAGAGCCTTCTCCTGGCCACCCCGGAGGGCCAGGTCCTCCTCTTTGGCCTAGGGGAGGACGCCAGGGGTAGCGGGGGGAGGCTCGCCCAGGCCCTCCAGAGGCTTCGCTTCCCCGGGGCCCTGGTGGAGCCCCTGGAGGAGGCCTACCCCCTGGTGGAGGGGCTTCTCCTAGGGGCCTACCGCTTCCACCGCCACAAGTCGGAAAGGGAGGAAAGGCCCCTCACCCTCCACCTCCCCGGGGTGGAGGAGGCGGTTTTGGAGAGGGCCAGGAAGGTGGCCCAAGGGGTCTACCTGGCCCGGGACCTGGTGAACGAGCCCCCAAACCTCCTCACCCCGGAGGCCCTGGCGGAAAGGGCCCTGGAGCTTAGGGCCTTGGGGGTTGAGGTGGAGGTCCTGGACGAGGAGGCCATCGCCCGCCTGGGCATGGGGGCCTTCTTGGCCGTGGCCCAGGGCTCGGCCAACCCGCCCCGCTTCATCCAGCTCCGCTACGCTCCCCCTGGGGCCAAGGCCCGGCTGGACCTGGTGGGCAAGGGCCTCACCTTTGACTCCGGGGGCTACTCCCTCAAGCCCACGGAGGGCATGGCCACCATGAAGGGCGACATGGCGGGGGCCGCCGCCGTCATGGGAGCCGTGAAGGCCGCTGCCCTCCTGGGCATCCCTGTGGAGCTCAAGGGCTACATCGCCGCCTGCGAGAACATGATCTCAGGCCGGGCCTACCGGGTGGGGGACGTGCTCAAGACCCTTTCCGGCAAGACGGTGGAGGTGATGAACACCGACGCCGAGGGCCGCCTCACCCTGGCGGACGCCCTTTTCTACGCGGAGAGGGAGGGGGCGGAGCGCATCCTGGAGCTTTCCACCCTCACGGGGGCTGCGGTGGTGGCCCTGGGGGAGGAGGTGGCGGCCCTCTTCGCCACGGAGCCCTCCTGGGGAGGCCTGGTCCAGGAGGCGGCGGGGAGGGCGGGGGAGAAGGTCTGGCCCCTGCCCCTGGAAAGCGCCTACCGGGAGAAGCTGAAAAGCCCCGTGGCCGACCTGAAGAACGTAGGGGACCGAAACGGCGGGGCCATCACCGCCGCCTTATTCCTTTCGGAGTTCGTGAAGGTGCCCCTGGTCCACCTGGACATCGCCGGGCCCGCCTTCGCCAAAAAGGGCCACGCCCTGGGCCCCGAGGGGGGGACGGGATTCGGGGTGCGGACGATCCTGGAAGTAGCCCAGTCCCTGCGATAG
- a CDS encoding Fur family transcriptional regulator, translating into MPRTKEKENYRTRLKAVGLRHTLPRERILSFLDRKNVHPTPEELYQGLKRRGYDIGLSTVYLNLHVLREHGLIYEFKDPKGYTRYDGYNEPHAHLVCIACGKVEDLLLKNLPELDVNPALQAAAERAGWALEGFRLEFRGRCPSCQK; encoded by the coding sequence ATGCCAAGGACCAAGGAAAAGGAGAACTACCGGACGCGGCTGAAGGCGGTGGGCCTGCGGCATACCCTGCCGCGGGAGCGGATCCTGAGCTTCCTGGACCGCAAGAACGTCCACCCCACCCCTGAGGAGCTCTACCAGGGGCTGAAGAGGCGGGGCTACGACATCGGCCTCTCCACCGTCTATCTCAACCTGCACGTCCTCCGGGAGCACGGGCTCATCTACGAGTTCAAGGACCCCAAGGGCTACACCCGTTACGACGGCTACAACGAGCCCCACGCCCACCTGGTCTGCATCGCCTGCGGCAAGGTGGAGGACCTCCTCCTGAAGAACCTCCCCGAGTTGGACGTGAACCCCGCCCTCCAGGCCGCTGCGGAGCGGGCGGGCTGGGCGCTAGAGGGGTTCCGGCTGGAGTTTCGGGGCCGGTGCCCCAGCTGCCAGAAGTAA
- a CDS encoding septum formation initiator family protein: MERPIYRILHLVFALGLAHALFLLAQEGVRARKLSQERARLEAELEKKEAAVARLEALVAAAKDPAHLEALARRLGLVHSEEVLKRR, from the coding sequence TTGGAAAGGCCCATCTACCGCATCCTCCATCTGGTCTTCGCCCTGGGGTTGGCCCACGCCCTTTTCCTCCTGGCCCAGGAGGGGGTGCGGGCCCGAAAGCTCTCCCAGGAACGGGCCCGCCTCGAGGCCGAGCTGGAAAAAAAGGAGGCGGCGGTGGCCCGCCTCGAGGCTCTGGTGGCTGCGGCCAAGGACCCCGCCCATCTGGAGGCTCTGGCCCGCAGGCTAGGCCTGGTGCACTCGGAGGAGGTACTGAAGAGGCGATGA
- a CDS encoding LysR family transcriptional regulator: protein MNLRRLRLFLLLSEERNFHRAAERAYLSQPALSQQIKALERELGVRLLERRPFRLTPAGEALRREGERLLLEVEALKERVRRAGRESLRFGVPENLLPDLMPLLDHLRRGLGEAVEVLEMHTPEQVKALKEDRLDYGLAGLKVEDPDIGAEPLFKVPIVALLPENHPLAQEERVPLRALREEPFLLLPRETLPPLHEAFLEVFRQAGFTPKVVREVARFPQAVSLVAAGVGIHLTLAPYRVYPHPGTVLKPLAEEPALQVSLIYRKEPPPPRLAEVRGLLGSWAP, encoded by the coding sequence ATGAACCTGCGGCGCCTGCGCCTTTTCCTCCTCCTCTCGGAAGAGAGGAACTTCCACCGGGCGGCGGAAAGGGCCTACCTCTCCCAGCCGGCCCTCTCCCAGCAGATAAAGGCCCTGGAGCGGGAGCTAGGGGTGAGGCTCCTGGAGCGCCGCCCCTTCCGCCTGACCCCGGCAGGGGAGGCGCTGAGGCGGGAGGGAGAGCGGCTCCTCCTGGAGGTGGAGGCCCTGAAGGAAAGGGTGCGCCGGGCGGGGCGGGAGAGCCTGCGGTTTGGGGTGCCGGAGAATCTCCTGCCCGACCTCATGCCCCTCCTGGACCACTTACGCCGGGGCCTGGGGGAGGCGGTGGAGGTCTTGGAGATGCACACCCCCGAGCAGGTCAAGGCCCTGAAGGAGGACCGCCTGGACTACGGCCTGGCCGGGCTCAAGGTGGAGGACCCGGACATCGGGGCAGAGCCCCTTTTCAAGGTGCCCATCGTGGCCCTCCTGCCCGAGAACCACCCCTTGGCCCAGGAGGAACGGGTGCCCCTACGGGCCCTGAGGGAGGAACCCTTCCTCCTCCTGCCCAGGGAGACCCTACCCCCTTTGCACGAAGCCTTTCTCGAGGTCTTCCGCCAGGCGGGCTTCACCCCCAAGGTGGTGCGGGAGGTGGCCCGCTTTCCCCAGGCGGTCAGCCTAGTGGCCGCTGGGGTGGGGATTCACCTCACGCTGGCCCCCTATCGGGTCTACCCCCATCCAGGAACGGTTCTAAAGCCCCTGGCGGAGGAGCCTGCCCTACAGGTTTCCCTCATCTACCGCAAGGAACCCCCACCCCCTAGGCTCGCCGAGGTGCGGGGGCTTCTCGGGTCCTGGGCCCCCTGA
- the aceE gene encoding pyruvate dehydrogenase (acetyl-transferring), homodimeric type, giving the protein MTERELKEAWESLSPEELARLRETENQEWRESLEYVLQVEGPERVEELLRHLDEYLYLRGFFPQNRLNSPYLNTIPKELEPPYPGDLELERRIANILRWNAAMMVARANKKADGIGGHISTYASIAELYEVGFHHFFRGPEAGLDRDLVFFQGHSSPGNYARAFLEGRLSEKDLENFRREVHPPVAGGRGLSSYPHPWLMPDFWEFPTVSMGLGPIQAIYQARFIRYLEDRGLKPKGSAKVWAFLGDGEHDEPETVGALHLAAREGLDNLIFVVNCNLQRLDGPVRGNSKIIQELERLYRGAGWRVIKLVWGSAWDRLLAKEQEGHLLRRFEALVDGESQRYAAFGGKELRERFFNTPELKGLIEGMADEELTELTRARGGHDLGKIYAAYKAAVEHRGSPVVILARTIKGYGMGPTAMAKNVAHQVKKLTEEDLKEARAFLGIPIPEEKLGELPYYHPGPDSPEVRYLLERRRALGGFVPERRVRFKGGLEVPGEEFFREFYEGSGGREISTTMAFVRILAKMLRHPVIGKLIVPIVPDEARTFGMEALIAQVGIYSPQGQLYIPVDAGTLTAYKESKEGQILEEGITEAGAMAEFIAAGTAYAHWGTPTIPFFITYSMFGLQRIGDLVWAAADQRTRGFLLGATAGRTTLEGEGLQHQDGQSHLYALAPPNLLAYDPAFAYEFAVVLEDGLRRMYREGEDVFYYITIENENYPHPPMPEPREAVREGILRGIYLFRQGEGKGKRVQLFGTGPVLREALKAQELLRDHGVVADVWSVTSYKALYLDAVEAERERRLLGKARKPYVAQVLEGHEGPVVAATDYLKALPSLVRDHVGRPFCALGTDGFGRSDTREALRDFFEVDARHIAYAALALLVEGGELSQKVLKEAKEGLRLSLGETPPHRR; this is encoded by the coding sequence ATGACGGAAAGGGAGCTCAAGGAAGCCTGGGAAAGCCTCTCCCCGGAGGAGCTGGCCAGGCTTCGGGAGACGGAGAACCAGGAGTGGCGGGAGTCCCTGGAGTACGTGCTCCAGGTGGAAGGCCCCGAGCGGGTGGAGGAGCTTCTGCGTCACCTGGACGAATACCTCTACCTCCGGGGCTTCTTTCCCCAGAACCGCCTCAACAGCCCCTACCTGAACACCATCCCCAAGGAGCTGGAGCCCCCCTACCCCGGGGACCTGGAGCTGGAGCGCCGCATCGCCAACATCCTGCGCTGGAACGCGGCCATGATGGTCGCCCGGGCCAACAAGAAGGCGGACGGGATCGGGGGGCACATCTCCACCTACGCCTCCATCGCCGAGCTTTACGAGGTGGGCTTCCACCACTTCTTCCGCGGGCCAGAGGCGGGTCTGGACCGGGACCTGGTCTTCTTTCAGGGGCACTCTTCCCCAGGCAACTACGCCCGCGCCTTCCTGGAGGGGAGGCTTTCCGAAAAGGATCTGGAGAACTTCCGCCGGGAGGTCCACCCCCCCGTGGCGGGGGGGCGGGGGCTTTCCAGCTACCCTCACCCTTGGCTCATGCCGGACTTCTGGGAGTTCCCCACGGTCTCCATGGGCCTGGGGCCCATCCAGGCCATCTACCAGGCCCGCTTCATACGCTACCTGGAGGACCGGGGCCTAAAGCCCAAGGGCTCCGCCAAGGTCTGGGCCTTCCTGGGGGATGGGGAGCACGACGAGCCCGAGACCGTGGGGGCCTTGCACCTCGCCGCTCGGGAGGGGCTGGACAACCTCATCTTCGTGGTGAACTGCAACCTCCAGCGCCTGGACGGGCCCGTGCGCGGCAACTCCAAGATCATCCAGGAGCTGGAGAGGCTCTACCGGGGGGCGGGTTGGCGGGTCATCAAGCTGGTCTGGGGCTCGGCCTGGGACAGGCTCTTGGCCAAGGAGCAGGAGGGGCACCTCCTCCGCCGCTTTGAGGCCCTGGTGGACGGGGAAAGCCAGCGCTACGCCGCCTTCGGGGGTAAGGAGCTCAGGGAGCGCTTCTTCAACACCCCGGAGCTCAAGGGGCTTATCGAGGGCATGGCGGATGAGGAGCTCACCGAGCTCACCCGGGCCCGGGGTGGGCATGACCTCGGGAAGATCTACGCCGCCTACAAGGCCGCGGTGGAGCACCGGGGGAGCCCGGTGGTCATCCTGGCCCGAACCATCAAGGGCTACGGTATGGGGCCCACGGCCATGGCCAAGAACGTGGCCCACCAGGTGAAGAAGCTCACCGAGGAGGACCTCAAGGAGGCCCGGGCCTTCCTGGGGATCCCCATCCCCGAGGAGAAGCTTGGGGAGCTCCCTTACTACCACCCGGGGCCGGACTCCCCTGAGGTGCGCTACCTCCTGGAGCGCAGGAGGGCCTTGGGCGGCTTCGTGCCCGAGAGGCGGGTGCGCTTCAAGGGGGGCCTCGAGGTCCCGGGGGAGGAGTTCTTCCGGGAGTTCTACGAGGGCTCGGGAGGGCGGGAGATCTCCACCACCATGGCCTTCGTGCGCATCCTGGCCAAGATGCTCCGCCACCCGGTGATCGGGAAGCTCATCGTGCCCATCGTCCCCGACGAGGCCAGGACCTTCGGCATGGAGGCCCTGATCGCCCAGGTGGGCATCTACTCCCCCCAGGGCCAGCTCTACATCCCCGTGGACGCGGGCACCCTCACCGCCTACAAAGAGAGCAAGGAGGGGCAGATCCTGGAGGAGGGCATCACCGAGGCCGGGGCCATGGCCGAGTTCATCGCTGCGGGCACCGCCTACGCCCACTGGGGCACCCCCACCATCCCCTTCTTCATCACCTACTCCATGTTCGGCCTGCAACGGATCGGCGACCTGGTCTGGGCCGCTGCCGACCAGCGCACCCGGGGCTTCCTCTTGGGGGCCACGGCGGGGCGCACCACCTTGGAGGGGGAGGGCCTGCAGCACCAGGACGGCCAGAGCCACCTCTACGCCTTGGCCCCCCCCAACCTCCTGGCCTACGACCCCGCCTTTGCCTACGAGTTCGCCGTGGTCCTAGAGGATGGCCTAAGGCGCATGTACCGGGAGGGGGAGGACGTCTTCTACTACATCACCATAGAGAACGAGAACTACCCCCACCCCCCCATGCCCGAGCCCAGGGAGGCGGTTAGGGAGGGCATCCTCAGGGGGATTTACCTCTTCCGCCAGGGGGAGGGGAAGGGCAAGAGGGTCCAGCTCTTCGGCACCGGCCCCGTTCTCAGAGAGGCCCTGAAGGCCCAGGAGCTCCTTAGGGACCATGGGGTGGTGGCCGACGTCTGGAGTGTTACCAGTTACAAAGCCCTCTATCTGGATGCCGTGGAGGCGGAAAGGGAGCGGCGGCTTCTGGGCAAGGCCAGGAAGCCCTACGTGGCCCAGGTCCTCGAGGGCCACGAGGGCCCGGTGGTGGCGGCCACCGACTACCTCAAGGCCCTGCCCAGCCTAGTGCGGGACCACGTGGGCCGCCCCTTCTGCGCCCTGGGCACCGACGGCTTCGGCCGCTCCGACACCCGGGAGGCCCTGCGGGACTTCTTTGAGGTGGACGCCCGGCACATCGCCTACGCAGCCTTGGCCCTCCTTGTGGAGGGGGGGGAGCTTTCCCAAAAGGTGCTCAAGGAGGCCAAGGAAGGCCTTAGGCTTAGCCTGGGGGAGACGCCCCCCCACAGGCGGTAG